One genomic window of bacterium includes the following:
- a CDS encoding retropepsin-like aspartic protease, with protein MPNITTFNITDHYIYLPIFIVIGTHKYLEFDAILDTGAPMTEFSDTALQYAGFLDKVKNDVAIKSGLQTQKYSMVVLPQIKICGHEIKNFKVYVSHFEKSWGIDALIGLDFFRDYRVTIDYSKGILITEPNLTCESKKP; from the coding sequence ATGCCAAACATTACCACGTTTAATATAACAGATCACTATATCTATCTACCCATTTTTATCGTAATCGGCACTCATAAGTATCTTGAATTTGATGCTATTTTGGACACAGGTGCTCCTATGACGGAATTTTCTGACACGGCACTTCAATACGCAGGATTCCTTGATAAAGTTAAAAATGATGTGGCTATAAAAAGCGGCTTACAGACACAGAAATATTCTATGGTTGTTCTTCCTCAAATCAAAATTTGTGGGCATGAGATTAAAAATTTTAAAGTTTATGTTTCTCATTTTGAAAAATCATGGGGTATAGATGCTTTAATTGGTCTGGATTTTTTCCGTGATTATCGCGTAACAATTGATTATTCTAAAGGGATATTAATTACCGAACCAAATCTAACTTGTGAAAGCAAAAAGCCATAA
- a CDS encoding HD domain-containing phosphohydrolase, producing the protein MKNIKYSSDIKTILEAVSNLTNTFDLPLYRNTAEKNRKEMGDQLVKTFKLVTEEIWKINNNGKSPNLYYLFRYWDKKQFQPLSSVGFERMFEEKGKSLDYESPESFGSPGLGKYLNRGNEVMFFEKPQYEKDVRNKEILFDICKVYSLCFVPLIAKGEKIGYVSIYTTDEIPFPSQIQESLKTILGGLGKGFADALLLNEKFYALTDVITQIFEGKDRFTKIHSIIVENLCEEWSQKMKLPEHETEQLLLASRLHDIGKMLIPAQILLSPKRYEEDSEEKKLIKRHPQSAYDILEPFSRDSGWLDILYRHHANAKDDRKRKGYPPEAIITSIFCNQNESCKNIGLLIGLLQLADYLEATLADRPYRYGAAPEDVLEELKKDYSHYENICPGLVRDIIGDVNDDSKKGECIINLTNIKGKINTGYKDAGIKTNKL; encoded by the coding sequence TTGAAGAACATAAAATATTCATCAGATATTAAGACAATACTTGAAGCGGTCAGTAACCTTACGAATACTTTCGATTTACCTCTTTACAGAAACACGGCGGAAAAGAATCGTAAGGAGATGGGTGATCAGTTAGTCAAAACATTTAAATTGGTAACAGAAGAGATATGGAAAATAAATAATAATGGAAAATCCCCAAATTTATATTATCTATTTAGATACTGGGATAAGAAACAGTTTCAGCCACTATCATCTGTAGGATTTGAAAGAATGTTTGAGGAGAAGGGTAAATCATTGGACTATGAATCTCCTGAGAGTTTTGGCTCTCCAGGATTAGGGAAATATCTTAACAGAGGTAATGAGGTTATGTTTTTCGAGAAACCTCAATATGAAAAAGATGTACGAAATAAAGAAATTTTGTTTGATATATGTAAAGTTTATTCATTATGTTTTGTCCCTTTAATTGCCAAGGGGGAGAAGATTGGATATGTTAGTATATATACCACTGATGAGATCCCTTTCCCATCCCAAATACAGGAGTCCTTAAAGACGATTTTGGGAGGATTAGGAAAAGGATTTGCTGATGCTCTCCTTCTTAATGAGAAATTCTATGCACTAACTGACGTTATCACGCAAATATTTGAGGGAAAAGATCGTTTTACCAAAATACATTCTATAATTGTCGAAAACTTATGTGAAGAATGGTCACAAAAAATGAAGTTACCCGAACACGAGACAGAACAACTTCTTTTAGCAAGTAGATTACATGATATTGGAAAAATGTTAATTCCAGCACAAATTCTTTTAAGTCCAAAAAGATATGAAGAAGATTCTGAAGAAAAGAAACTAATTAAAAGGCACCCCCAGAGTGCTTATGATATATTAGAACCTTTTTCTCGGGATAGTGGTTGGCTTGATATTTTATACCGTCATCATGCAAATGCGAAGGATGACCGGAAGAGAAAAGGTTACCCTCCAGAGGCTATAATAACCTCAATCTTCTGTAACCAGAATGAGTCGTGTAAAAACATTGGATTGCTGATTGGATTGCTTCAACTAGCAGATTACCTTGAAGCAACACTGGCGGATAGACCCTATCGTTATGGAGCAGCACCAGAAGATGTTTTAGAAGAATTAAAAAAGGATTACTCACATTATGAAAATATTTGTCCAGGATTGGTAAGGGATATTATTGGAGATGTAAATGACGATTCCAAAAAAGGAGAATGTATTATTAACTTAACAAACATCAAAGGTAAAATAAACACAGGATATAAAGACGCAGGAATAAAAACTAATAAATTATAA
- a CDS encoding ABC transporter permease, with protein sequence MKKLILVGPIVLIIIWSFLTFSQLVKPIFLSSPITTFNELWNLSIRGEILNDIFKTLYRLIFGFSLGIAIGIPIGIFIGYSEKVYLSLEAVIDFFRSIPVAALFPLFLLCFGTGDLTKICTAAWSTSLIVLINTMYGVKHSKKIRIMVAKTMRISKYQMFTKIIFPDALPEIFAGLRIGLSIALIVVIMTEMFMGTSVGLGLRIFNASLLYRTSELYATLIVIGILGYLINKLFVFIETKFVHWAGK encoded by the coding sequence ATGAAAAAATTAATTTTGGTAGGTCCAATTGTTTTAATAATCATATGGTCTTTCCTTACATTTTCTCAGTTAGTTAAACCTATTTTTCTCTCTTCTCCTATAACCACTTTTAATGAATTATGGAACTTATCTATTAGAGGAGAAATCCTTAATGATATCTTTAAGACTTTATATCGATTAATCTTTGGGTTTTCTTTGGGAATTGCTATCGGTATTCCTATAGGTATTTTTATTGGTTACTCGGAAAAGGTTTACTTATCACTGGAAGCAGTAATTGATTTCTTTAGATCAATTCCAGTAGCAGCCTTATTTCCTCTCTTCCTCTTATGTTTTGGTACAGGAGATTTAACAAAAATTTGTACTGCTGCTTGGTCCACATCCCTGATTGTGCTCATAAATACAATGTACGGAGTTAAGCATAGCAAGAAGATACGAATAATGGTGGCTAAGACAATGAGAATTTCTAAATATCAAATGTTTACTAAGATTATCTTCCCAGATGCACTTCCAGAGATATTCGCAGGACTTAGAATTGGCTTATCAATTGCTCTTATTGTTGTTATAATGACTGAGATGTTTATGGGAACCTCTGTGGGTTTAGGATTAAGAATATTCAATGCAAGCTTACTTTACCGGACTTCAGAACTCTACGCTACTTTAATTGTAATAGGGATCCTTGGATATCTTATAAACAAATTGTTTGTCTTTATTGAAACTAAATTTGTCCATTGGGCAGGGAAATAA
- a CDS encoding ABC transporter ATP-binding protein: MEHIVIENLRKVYLESVDGKQQKVEVLDSINLKIKKGEFVTFFGPNGCGKTTLLNIIAGLLNFDEGTVEINGKHPEESKISFIFQNYRDSLLPWKKSIDNISFPLELQRIPRKQRYERVRNFLDKLGLKLPDALYPYQISGGQQQLLAIIRALIYDPDVLLMDEPFGSLDYQTRIYMQNKILDIWEKTKKTVLFVSHEIDEAIYLADRIVLFSNKPTKIIEILENTLPRPRNHSTLELQEFFILKTRALRVFKGVISQ; the protein is encoded by the coding sequence ATGGAACATATTGTAATTGAAAATCTACGCAAGGTATATTTGGAAAGTGTGGATGGAAAACAACAAAAAGTAGAAGTTTTAGATAGTATTAATTTGAAGATTAAAAAGGGAGAGTTTGTAACCTTTTTTGGACCAAACGGTTGTGGAAAAACAACATTGTTAAATATTATAGCTGGTTTATTAAATTTTGATGAAGGAACTGTTGAGATTAATGGTAAACATCCTGAAGAATCAAAGATAAGTTTTATCTTTCAAAATTATAGGGATTCTTTATTACCATGGAAGAAAAGCATTGACAACATTAGTTTTCCATTAGAACTTCAGAGGATACCAAGAAAACAAAGATATGAAAGGGTGAGAAACTTTCTTGATAAATTAGGGTTAAAATTACCTGATGCACTTTATCCTTATCAAATAAGTGGTGGACAACAACAATTACTGGCAATAATAAGAGCACTGATTTATGACCCTGATGTTCTTTTAATGGATGAACCATTTGGTTCATTAGATTATCAGACAAGAATCTATATGCAAAATAAAATCTTAGATATATGGGAGAAGACTAAAAAGACAGTTCTTTTTGTATCTCATGAAATAGATGAAGCAATTTATTTAGCAGATAGAATAGTATTATTTAGTAATAAACCTACAAAGATAATAGAAATTTTAGAAAATACCTTACCAAGACCAAGAAATCACAGTACACTTGAATTACAAGAATTCTTTATTCTAAAAACAAGAGCATTAAGAGTGTTTAAGGGAGTAATAAGTCAATGA
- a CDS encoding ABC transporter substrate-binding protein, whose amino-acid sequence MSNKKIISIVLILGLIGLLGVGISGGAKKPLVKVKIGYFPFSVDLPLFVAMGKGYFKSQGIEVEAIKFGTVNEMANATISGRIDGTAGYGLSTHFAIEENTPNLLKMYAVSVETQDKFSSMLLVRKDSPILSISDLRGKKIGTYLGATQLLNLKLVLQKFMDPEKDVQIIQVAEPLQIQALLANQFDALFTIEPTTLIALQTGEIKAIDENLRVKYVMNPFPTAAADLSTKFIKENPRIARKICKAIDKAIDFIRKNPTEAKKLLPTFTPLKEDISLKSRLYEWQKLNEINIEAIQNLADLFWQSKILKSQLDVSKMVLTPKDLK is encoded by the coding sequence ATGAGTAATAAAAAGATAATTAGTATAGTTCTTATTTTAGGTCTGATTGGGCTACTTGGAGTTGGTATATCTGGAGGTGCAAAGAAACCACTAGTGAAGGTCAAGATTGGATATTTCCCATTTAGTGTTGATCTTCCTCTTTTTGTAGCGATGGGAAAAGGATATTTTAAAAGTCAAGGTATAGAAGTAGAAGCAATCAAATTTGGAACAGTAAACGAAATGGCTAATGCAACGATTTCTGGGAGAATAGATGGAACTGCAGGGTATGGTCTTTCAACACACTTTGCAATTGAAGAGAATACTCCAAATTTATTAAAAATGTACGCTGTGAGTGTAGAGACACAAGACAAGTTTTCCTCAATGCTGTTAGTAAGAAAAGATTCTCCCATTTTGTCAATTTCTGATTTAAGAGGGAAAAAGATAGGGACTTACCTTGGGGCCACACAATTGCTCAATCTAAAATTAGTGTTACAAAAGTTTATGGATCCCGAAAAGGATGTCCAAATAATTCAGGTTGCTGAACCACTACAAATACAGGCACTATTAGCAAATCAGTTTGACGCACTTTTCACTATAGAACCTACTACTCTTATTGCTTTACAAACGGGAGAGATAAAAGCGATAGATGAAAACCTTCGAGTTAAATATGTTATGAATCCTTTTCCAACTGCTGCAGCTGATCTTTCAACAAAATTTATTAAAGAAAATCCTCGAATAGCAAGAAAAATTTGCAAAGCAATTGATAAAGCCATTGATTTTATTAGAAAAAATCCTACGGAAGCAAAGAAGTTACTCCCAACATTTACTCCACTGAAAGAGGATATATCTCTAAAAAGTAGATTGTATGAATGGCAGAAATTGAATGAGATTAACATAGAGGCGATTCAAAATTTGGCTGATTTGTTCTGGCAAAGCAAAATTCTTAAAAGTCAACTTGATGTAAGTAAAATGGTTTTGACTCCAAAAGATTTGAAATGA
- a CDS encoding radical SAM protein, with protein MISERTIKRLTIKINSDCNLDRCKYCYTTQTFSDPKFNSDKHKGLELGVYKDLIKQLVNNQPKGTLEQISITGGEPFLRKDLFEIVEYGLSNDIDVRINTNGTLISENLAIEFAELVSRYRKKLIFQIGLDSSDRRVHEYIRGKGTFDATVQGIKYILESKNSISPSLKVVLRYTLLKKFYQNGNEIIYQKEPVKDAIDYIYFAHKISSGYKQGIDKLKMRELLTTGRGIALKNMMYSPEEVVKVQKAWVDKIGGYNMNLELTWPCYLDGIIKTREGIEKVEIPECRCVNDYITIDETGRVVVCVLLMNHPEQYLGNILVDNIFEIFRSDKTKAMLKEREDHKKKYGSNRCFAIDHTHQEVGVDINERINKMKKLCKKLKNKGGYN; from the coding sequence ATGATTTCTGAAAGAACTATTAAAAGACTTACAATTAAAATAAATAGTGACTGTAATTTAGATAGATGTAAATATTGTTACACAACTCAAACATTCTCTGATCCTAAATTTAATTCTGATAAGCATAAAGGATTAGAATTAGGTGTATATAAAGATCTAATCAAGCAATTAGTGAATAACCAGCCAAAAGGAACATTAGAACAAATATCTATTACTGGTGGTGAACCTTTTCTGAGAAAAGATTTATTCGAGATAGTAGAATATGGTCTCTCTAACGATATAGATGTTAGAATAAACACAAATGGTACTTTAATTAGTGAAAATTTAGCCATCGAATTTGCAGAACTTGTCTCAAGGTATAGAAAAAAATTAATATTTCAAATTGGGCTTGATTCTTCAGATAGAAGAGTACACGAATATATTAGGGGAAAAGGTACATTTGACGCTACAGTACAAGGGATAAAGTATATCCTTGAATCTAAAAATAGTATTAGCCCAAGCTTAAAAGTCGTGCTTCGTTATACTCTACTTAAAAAATTTTATCAGAATGGAAATGAAATAATTTACCAAAAAGAACCTGTTAAAGATGCTATAGATTATATATATTTTGCTCATAAGATTAGTTCAGGTTATAAACAAGGTATAGATAAATTGAAGATGAGAGAATTACTTACTACGGGAAGAGGTATTGCTTTAAAGAATATGATGTATTCACCTGAAGAAGTAGTAAAAGTTCAGAAAGCGTGGGTAGATAAGATTGGAGGATATAATATGAATCTTGAATTAACATGGCCTTGTTATTTAGATGGTATAATTAAAACCAGGGAGGGTATAGAAAAAGTTGAAATTCCAGAATGTCGTTGTGTAAATGATTATATCACTATTGATGAAACAGGAAGAGTTGTGGTGTGTGTACTCTTAATGAATCATCCAGAACAGTATTTAGGTAATATTTTGGTAGATAATATCTTTGAAATTTTTAGATCAGATAAAACAAAGGCAATGTTAAAAGAAAGAGAAGACCATAAGAAAAAGTATGGATCTAATAGATGTTTTGCAATAGATCATACACACCAGGAAGTAGGAGTAGATATTAATGAGCGGATCAATAAGATGAAGAAACTATGTAAAAAGTTAAAAAATAAAGGAGGTTATAATTGA